In Thermotoga sp. KOL6, one genomic interval encodes:
- the csm5 gene encoding type III-A CRISPR-associated RAMP protein Csm5 gives MKIVLKNVTPLHIGTGDKYPLCQLLVLSERNGKRKIAVRLKTQTLSKVFSKHPDLFEKIFQPLNLTKKEIAEIQDGFLYEVSIYSKKRTGRILEIIHHPDGSVYIPGSSLKGAIRLALTWYVLKNHPEYLEKFKKIVEDDIAENRKKKKKSERKKFIKTREFLNSIFRINNDMHSDYFRFLRISDSSRVYTRVVVHDVGVFYVERTNKNPLLFPAEFVPLNRTFEFDVKFAKEEYENFAGRYRVNLPDNVEDILKIVNDFYTEVFNFERERFRKAKENFKGIDISKIEERFGEIEEHKEKNILVHIGYGGGLMANSLFILLDEETRKRVRNLIKEHGDSEAPLTRRYLVQKVENNEYKLISPIGWCVLCLEDSPST, from the coding sequence ATGAAGATTGTTCTTAAGAATGTCACTCCTCTTCATATAGGAACTGGAGATAAGTACCCTCTTTGTCAACTTCTCGTTTTAAGCGAAAGGAACGGAAAAAGAAAAATCGCTGTGAGGTTGAAAACACAAACTCTTTCTAAAGTTTTCAGTAAACATCCTGACCTTTTCGAAAAAATTTTTCAACCACTTAATCTAACAAAAAAAGAAATAGCGGAGATCCAGGACGGTTTTCTCTACGAAGTTAGTATTTATTCCAAAAAAAGAACAGGGAGAATATTAGAGATTATTCACCATCCTGATGGAAGTGTGTACATACCAGGAAGTTCCCTGAAGGGAGCTATCAGGCTTGCTTTGACGTGGTATGTGTTGAAGAATCATCCGGAATACCTTGAGAAGTTCAAAAAGATAGTTGAGGACGATATAGCAGAGAATAGGAAAAAGAAAAAGAAATCCGAGAGGAAAAAATTCATTAAAACTAGAGAATTCTTAAACAGCATCTTCAGGATTAATAACGACATGCACAGTGATTATTTCCGATTTTTGAGAATTTCCGATTCTAGCAGAGTGTATACTCGCGTTGTTGTTCACGATGTTGGAGTCTTCTATGTTGAACGAACCAACAAGAATCCATTGTTATTCCCCGCTGAATTTGTTCCGTTGAACAGGACTTTCGAGTTTGACGTGAAATTCGCAAAGGAAGAGTACGAAAACTTCGCTGGAAGATATCGTGTAAATCTACCCGACAACGTTGAGGATATTCTAAAGATCGTGAATGATTTCTACACGGAAGTATTTAACTTTGAAAGGGAGCGATTCAGAAAAGCCAAGGAAAATTTCAAAGGAATAGACATTTCAAAGATAGAAGAAAGATTCGGAGAAATAGAAGAGCACAAGGAGAAAAATATCCTTGTACACATAGGTTATGGTGGAGGCCTCATGGCGAATTCTTTGTTCATCTTACTCGACGAAGAAACCCGAAAGAGAGTGAGAAACTTGATAAAAGAACATGGGGATAGCGAAGCACCATTGACAAGAAGATACCTAGTTCAAAAGGTAGAAAACAATGAATACAAATTGATATCTCCCATAGGCTGGTGTGTATTATGTTTGGAAGATTCCCCATCTACGTAG
- the csm4 gene encoding type III-A CRISPR-associated RAMP protein Csm4, which yields MKVRLLVRLKFKSGFRVGRGDETDSTLSTIHSDTIYGAIVYHAFKWSDEAELFAKNLKVSSLLFEKDGRLLVPKPLIFNTYTYEGTDLNPKELKNVGYAFLDKLNDCNSFEKAMEAICRESPIKISKIPRNTLDRITNSSNLYFIEVAFVKKEFTPVILAEFPDQYEDLFKTAVKSSGDSGIGADSTYGYGLFEADFEEYPELPKKGQYSLSLSLFVPTLEEREKLNDGFYKVIKRRGVKKDRMEVKREIFYVQEGSVFPFEPKGRGVLKIEDYFVQTSPICVAFGGDMS from the coding sequence ATGAAAGTGCGCCTTCTTGTGAGGTTGAAATTCAAAAGTGGTTTCAGGGTGGGAAGGGGGGATGAGACTGATTCCACCCTTTCCACCATTCATTCTGATACAATCTACGGGGCCATCGTTTACCATGCTTTCAAATGGTCTGATGAAGCAGAACTGTTCGCAAAGAATTTGAAAGTTTCATCTCTTCTTTTCGAGAAAGATGGTCGCCTTCTTGTTCCAAAACCTTTGATTTTCAACACCTACACGTACGAAGGGACCGATTTGAATCCTAAGGAACTAAAAAACGTCGGATATGCTTTCTTGGACAAGTTGAACGATTGTAACAGTTTTGAAAAGGCAATGGAGGCGATCTGTCGAGAATCGCCTATAAAGATTTCAAAGATACCGAGAAACACCTTGGACAGAATCACCAATTCTTCAAACCTCTATTTTATTGAAGTTGCTTTTGTGAAGAAAGAATTCACACCAGTTATCTTGGCAGAATTTCCGGATCAGTATGAAGACCTTTTCAAAACCGCCGTTAAATCGTCGGGAGACAGTGGAATAGGTGCTGATTCAACGTACGGATACGGACTCTTCGAAGCGGATTTTGAAGAGTATCCTGAGCTCCCCAAGAAGGGACAGTACAGTCTTTCTTTGTCGTTGTTTGTACCAACACTGGAAGAAAGAGAAAAACTGAACGATGGATTCTACAAAGTGATAAAAAGAAGAGGTGTGAAAAAAGACAGGATGGAAGTGAAAAGGGAGATTTTCTACGTTCAAGAAGGCTCCGTTTTCCCTTTCGAACCAAAGGGTCGTGGGGTGTTGAAGATAGAGGACTATTTCGTTCAAACTTCTCCAATTTGTGTTGCATTCGGTGGTGATATGTCATGA